One window from the genome of Grus americana isolate bGruAme1 chromosome 2, bGruAme1.mat, whole genome shotgun sequence encodes:
- the LOC129202282 gene encoding macrophage mannose receptor 1-like isoform X2: MKHLTFSTVLVFLSSVHTAFQTLDLFTLLGNANGAPCVFPFQLSGKWHTGCTAAGRSDGLLWCATTTDFDADYLYGFCPTGDNDRFWSTDPLTGTYYQINYQSALTWHQARKSCQQQNAELLSVTEIHEQMYLRDLIDSKRSPLWIGLNSLNLNSGWRWSGGIPFRYFNWAQGSPEPESEKLCAVLNPRRDAKWENQPCELKVGYICKKENSTLDPFILPSGDAEPVKCPEGWLPYGDHCFMVHRDPKVWREARISCNGSNGDLASIHNPEEHAFILSQLGYKAVDELWIGLNDLSTQMYFEWSDGTPVTYTTWLPGEPTHAINGREDCVIMAGEDGYWADSACDRELGYICRRDPLQGVSGRAKTDPACPQGWERHGFYCYLVGHTSVTFSEAKKTCERSSGYLTSVGDRYEQAYLTSLVGLSSEKYFWIGLSDTEEQGMFKWVTGEGVLYTNWNAAMPGNEAGCVTLRTGNAAGLWDVQNCEVKAKFICRKLAEKTTLPLNPETVSDSKCPLGWDTSNSTNSCFRVFVREENQKKTWFEARDFCREIGGDLAAIRSEEEQTVIENLLIKKSPPSPFWIGLQCLDPDGGLSWSDGSPVNYKKNYYYNTAFEYCGAVSEEPSTSWITEHCEYSHNWICEIKKGTPLKPEALGPSAAYEVTEDGWILKGDKQYFFSTEKTSMEKARAFCKSSHGDLATIGNNSERKFLWKCILKNGKLESYLIGLIRNADQQFSWMDGSPVHYAAWAQGEPNFAHAQENCVVLNKKDGLWNDVSCGFSNGYICQRHRSFINATLPSAAPSPPGGCPEDWLLFKNQCYKFFGSSYEYWYSARGTCMNLGGNLASIPNEQVQAFLTYHLKDVTNDPWIGLNDINSELNFVWTDGSAVSYTNWAPDSPKLVEPVLYPSLHPEDGHNLQQFDCVSLKRGHADDTGKWNNEECYKSTGYICQKNSDPELFKSSATVLDFAFDHSGGISYSVTRSKMNWEEAQKNCNNNASELASILDPYNQALVFLLTQEYGEPLWIGLNSNETNGKYQWIDRWRLVYSKWSSGEPKQTLACVYLDTDGTWKTASCKEKLFSVCKKMDVVAPTEPPQLPGKCPESRGHKSWIPFHGHCYYFEASRKRSWSQAHQECARLAANLVSVRDYTEANFLSDTIKILHGKSPNFWIGLKKDDGGHWVWTDKSAMDFVNWQMGEPSNKRHKECEEVCALSGYWNTNVCSFKKGFICKKPKTPENTEMSTENTEGKMEKVLSAGIIWLFVLLALSIVGAGSLVYFYLRKKRQNLLHISTSTSGPEATVDIQEKEAHTDM, encoded by the exons atgaaacacttGACTTTTTCTACAGTCTTAGTTTTCCTCTCTTCCGTTCATACTGCTTTTCAGACACTCG ATCTGTTTACACTGTTGGGAAATGCCAACGGAGCTCCATGTGTCTTCCCCTTCCAGCTGAGTGGTAAATGGCACACCGGGTGCACGGCTGCCGGCAGGTCAGACGGCTTGCTCTGGTGTGCAACAACCACCGACTTCGACGCAGACTATTTGTATGGGTTCTGTCCAACTGGCG ACAATGACAGATTTTGGAGTACAGATCCTTTGACAGGAACCTACTACCAGATAAACTACCAGTCAGCTCTCACGTGGCACCAAGCAAGGaagagctgccagcagcagaacGCAGAATTGTTAAGTGTCACAGAGATACATGAACAAATGTATCTAAGAG ATCTGATTGACAGCAAGAGATCCCCTCTCTGGATTGGGCTGAACAGCCTGAATCTCAACAGTGGCTGGCGGTGGAGCGGCGGCATTCCCTTCAGATACTTTAACTGGGCACAAG GAAGCCCTGAGCCTGAGTCTGAGAAACTCTGTGCAGTACTAAATCCCAGAAGAGATGCTAAATGGGAAAACCAGCCATGTGAGCTGAAAGTTGGCTACatctgtaaaaaggaaaactccACACTGGATCCTTTCATTCTTCCATCAG GGGATGCAGAGCCTGTTAAATGCCCAGAAGGATGGTTGCCCTATGGAGATCACTGTTTCATGGTTCATAGAGACCCCAAAGTATGGAGAGAAGCCCGAATTTCCTGCAATGGGAGCAACGGCGATCTGGCCAGTATCCACAACCCTGAGGAGCATGCCTTCATACTGTCTCAGCTTGGCTACA AAGCTGTGGATGAGCTGTGGATCGGTCTGAATGACCTCAGCACTCAAATGTACTTTGAGTGGAGCGATGGGACTCCTGTGACATACACCACATGGTTGCCTGGAGAACCAACCCATGCAATCAATGGGCGAGAAGATTGTGTCATTATGGCAGGAGAG GACGGATACTGGGCAGACAGCGCCTGCGATAGAGAGTTAGGTTACATCTGCAGAAGAGACCCACTACAAGGAGTTTCTGGAAGAGCAAAGACTGATCCTGCCTGCCCGCAG GGCTGGGAAAGACATGGTTTTTACTGCTACCTGGTTGGACATACCTCTGTAACgttttcagaagcaaagaaaacctgTGAAAGGAGCAGTGGTTATTTAACAAGTGTAGGAGACAG ATATGAGCAAGCCTACCTGACCAGCCTCGTTGGTCTGAGCTCTGAGAAGTATTTTTGGATTGGCCTCTCAGACACGGAAGAGCAAGGGATGTTCAAGTGGGTGACTGGTGAAGGTGTTCTGTACACAAACTGGAACGCAGCAATGCCTG GAAATGAAGCCGGTTGTGTCACCCTGAGGACTGGAAATGCAGCTGGACTATGGGATGTTCAGAACTGTGAAGTAAAGGCAAAATTTATCTGCAGAAAACTAGCTGAAAAAACTACTCTTCCTCTTAATCCTGAAACCGTTTCTGATTCCAAATGTCCCTTGGGTTGGGATACAAGCAATAGCACTAATTCATGCTTCAGA GTTTTtgtgagagaagaaaaccaaaagaaaacatggttTGAAGCCCGAgatttctgcagagaaatagGAGGAGACTTGGCTGCCATTAGAAGTGAAGAAGAACAAACAGTGATAGAAAATTTATTAAT aaaaaaatccccaccatCCCCTTTCTGGATAGGTTTGCAGTGTTTGGATCCTGACGGTGGGCTTTCCTGGAGTGACGGATCTCCG GTGAATTACAAGAAGAATTATTATTACAATACTGCGTTTGAATACTGTGGAGCAGTCAGTGAAGAGCCTTCCACGTCATGGATTACGGAGCACTGTGAATACAGTCATAACTGGATTTGTGAAATAAAGAAAG GGACACCCTTGAAACCAGAAGCTCTGGGCCCTTCTGCTG CATACGAAGTCACGGAAGATGGCTGGATTTTAAAAGGGgacaaacagtattttttcagcacagaaaagacCTCTATGGAGAAAGCCAGAGCATTCTGCAAAAGCAGTCATGGAGATCTTGCTACTATTGGAAATAATagtgaaagaaaatttttgtGGAAATGC ATCTTAAAAAATGGCAAATTGGAGTCATATCTCATAGGATTAATACGGAATGCTGATCAACAGTTTAG ttggatGGATGGAAGCCCAGTGCACTAtgcagcctgggcacagggtGAGCCCAACTTTGCACACGCTCAAGAAAATTGTGTGGTCTTAAATAAAAAGGATG GCTTGTGGAATGATGTCAGCTGTGGTTTTTCAAACGGCTATATCTGTCAGAGACACAGAAGTTTTATAAACGCAACACTTCCTTCAGCGGCACCTTCACCTCCTGGAGGATGTCCTGAAGAttggcttttatttaaaaatcag TGTTACAAATTTTTTGGCTCTTCCTATGAATACTGGTATAGTGCAAGAGGAACTTGTATGAACCTTGGAGGAAACCTGGCTAGCATACCTAATGAACAAGTACAAG cttttctTACTTACCATTTGAAGGATGTTACAAATGATCCCTGGATTGGCTTGAATGATATAAACAGTGAACTCAACTTTGTTTGGACTGATGGGAGTGCTGTCTCTTATACAAACTGGGCTCCAGATTCCCCAAAACTTGTAGAACCCGTTTTGTATCCCAGTCTACATCCAGAAGATGGCCACAATCTGCAACAG TTTGATTGTGTTTCTCTGAAGAGAGGTCATGCTGATGACACAGGAAAATGGAACAATGAGGAGTGTTATAAGTCCACAGGGTATATATGCCAGAAGAATAGTG ATCCTGAACTCTTTAAGTCATCGGCAACAGTGCTGGACTTTGCTTTTGACCATTCTGGTGGCATTAGCTACTCTGTCACCCGTTCCAAAATGAATTGGgaggaagcacagaaaaactGCAATAACAATGCCTCAGAACTTGCCAGCATTTTAGACCCATACAACCAGGCACTGGTGTTCTTACTCACACAGGAATATGGAGAGCCCCTGTGGATTGGTCTTAACAGCAACGAG ACCAATGGCAAGTATCAGTGGATTGACAGATGGAGATTAGTTTACAGCAAGTGGTCCAGCGGGGAACCAAAGCAGACATTAGCATGTGTCTACCTAGACACTGATGGCACCTGGAAGACAGCTTCTTGCAAGGAAAAActcttttctgtctgtaaaaaAATGGATG TAGTGGCCCCTACTGAGCCCCCACAGCTTCCTGGAAAATGTCCTGAATCAAGAGGACACAAATCTTGGATACCTTTCCATGGTCACTGCTATTACTTTGAGGCCTCCAGGAAAAGAAGCTGGTCTCAAGCTCATCAGGAATGTGCCCGACTAG CTGCTAATTTGGTATCAGTACGAGACTACACTGAAGCAAACTTTCTGTCAGACACCATTAAGATTCTCCACGGAAAATCACCAAACTTCTGGATAGGGCTAAAGAAAGATGACGGAG GACATTGGGTATGGACAGACAAATCTGCAATGGATTTTGTCAACTGGCAAATGGGTGAACCTTCAAACAAAAGGCATAAAGAGTGTGAAGAAGTATGTGCATTGTCTGGCTACTGGAACACCAACGTCTGTTCTTTCAAAAAAGGATTTAtctgtaaaaaaccaaaaa ctcctgaaaacacagagatgtcaacagaaaatacag AAGGGAAGATGGAGAAAGTGCTTTCCGCTGGCATCATTTGGCTGTTCGTTCTTCTGGCCCTGTCTATAGTTGGAGCTGGAAGTCTAGTTTATTTCTacttgaggaagaaaagacaaaacctgCTACATATTTCAACTAGCACGAGTGGACCAGAAGCAACTGTGGATATCCAAGAAAAAGAGGCACATACCGACATGTAG
- the LOC129202282 gene encoding macrophage mannose receptor 1-like isoform X1 encodes MKHLTFSTVLVFLSSVHTAFQTLDNEIFLIYNEDTKLCLIAQSSHAVTTAACNKNTELQKFRWVSDHQVMSMAFAQCLGVPYKQNQAKISLYPCNKKSEFQKWECRNATLAIQGEDLFLSAGKRKDNIMLNTGSAMMSKWKIYGTMDDLCSRGHEDLFTLLGNANGAPCVFPFQLSGKWHTGCTAAGRSDGLLWCATTTDFDADYLYGFCPTGDNDRFWSTDPLTGTYYQINYQSALTWHQARKSCQQQNAELLSVTEIHEQMYLRDLIDSKRSPLWIGLNSLNLNSGWRWSGGIPFRYFNWAQGSPEPESEKLCAVLNPRRDAKWENQPCELKVGYICKKENSTLDPFILPSGDAEPVKCPEGWLPYGDHCFMVHRDPKVWREARISCNGSNGDLASIHNPEEHAFILSQLGYKAVDELWIGLNDLSTQMYFEWSDGTPVTYTTWLPGEPTHAINGREDCVIMAGEDGYWADSACDRELGYICRRDPLQGVSGRAKTDPACPQGWERHGFYCYLVGHTSVTFSEAKKTCERSSGYLTSVGDRYEQAYLTSLVGLSSEKYFWIGLSDTEEQGMFKWVTGEGVLYTNWNAAMPGNEAGCVTLRTGNAAGLWDVQNCEVKAKFICRKLAEKTTLPLNPETVSDSKCPLGWDTSNSTNSCFRVFVREENQKKTWFEARDFCREIGGDLAAIRSEEEQTVIENLLIKKSPPSPFWIGLQCLDPDGGLSWSDGSPVNYKKNYYYNTAFEYCGAVSEEPSTSWITEHCEYSHNWICEIKKGTPLKPEALGPSAAYEVTEDGWILKGDKQYFFSTEKTSMEKARAFCKSSHGDLATIGNNSERKFLWKCILKNGKLESYLIGLIRNADQQFSWMDGSPVHYAAWAQGEPNFAHAQENCVVLNKKDGLWNDVSCGFSNGYICQRHRSFINATLPSAAPSPPGGCPEDWLLFKNQCYKFFGSSYEYWYSARGTCMNLGGNLASIPNEQVQAFLTYHLKDVTNDPWIGLNDINSELNFVWTDGSAVSYTNWAPDSPKLVEPVLYPSLHPEDGHNLQQFDCVSLKRGHADDTGKWNNEECYKSTGYICQKNSDPELFKSSATVLDFAFDHSGGISYSVTRSKMNWEEAQKNCNNNASELASILDPYNQALVFLLTQEYGEPLWIGLNSNETNGKYQWIDRWRLVYSKWSSGEPKQTLACVYLDTDGTWKTASCKEKLFSVCKKMDVVAPTEPPQLPGKCPESRGHKSWIPFHGHCYYFEASRKRSWSQAHQECARLAANLVSVRDYTEANFLSDTIKILHGKSPNFWIGLKKDDGGHWVWTDKSAMDFVNWQMGEPSNKRHKECEEVCALSGYWNTNVCSFKKGFICKKPKTPENTEMSTENTEGKMEKVLSAGIIWLFVLLALSIVGAGSLVYFYLRKKRQNLLHISTSTSGPEATVDIQEKEAHTDM; translated from the exons atgaaacacttGACTTTTTCTACAGTCTTAGTTTTCCTCTCTTCCGTTCATACTGCTTTTCAGACACTCG ataatgaaatatttttaatatacaatGAGGATACTAAGCTCTGTTTAATTGCTCAGAGTTCTCATGCAGTCACAACAGCTGCTTGCAACAAAAACACTGAGTTACAAAAATTCAGGTGGGTGTCTGATCACCAGGTGATGAGCATGGCATTTGCACAATGCTTGGGAGTGCCCTACAAGCAAAACCAGGCTAAAATTTCTTTGTACCCCTGCAACAAGAAAAGTGAATTCCAGAAATGGGAGTGCAGAAATGCAACCTTGGCAATCCAAGGGGAAGATTTATTTCTCAGTGCtggcaaaagaaaagacaatatCATGCTGAACACAGGATCAGCGATGATGAGTAAATGGAAGATCTATGGAACAATGGATGATTTGTGTTCTAGAGGCCATGAAG ATCTGTTTACACTGTTGGGAAATGCCAACGGAGCTCCATGTGTCTTCCCCTTCCAGCTGAGTGGTAAATGGCACACCGGGTGCACGGCTGCCGGCAGGTCAGACGGCTTGCTCTGGTGTGCAACAACCACCGACTTCGACGCAGACTATTTGTATGGGTTCTGTCCAACTGGCG ACAATGACAGATTTTGGAGTACAGATCCTTTGACAGGAACCTACTACCAGATAAACTACCAGTCAGCTCTCACGTGGCACCAAGCAAGGaagagctgccagcagcagaacGCAGAATTGTTAAGTGTCACAGAGATACATGAACAAATGTATCTAAGAG ATCTGATTGACAGCAAGAGATCCCCTCTCTGGATTGGGCTGAACAGCCTGAATCTCAACAGTGGCTGGCGGTGGAGCGGCGGCATTCCCTTCAGATACTTTAACTGGGCACAAG GAAGCCCTGAGCCTGAGTCTGAGAAACTCTGTGCAGTACTAAATCCCAGAAGAGATGCTAAATGGGAAAACCAGCCATGTGAGCTGAAAGTTGGCTACatctgtaaaaaggaaaactccACACTGGATCCTTTCATTCTTCCATCAG GGGATGCAGAGCCTGTTAAATGCCCAGAAGGATGGTTGCCCTATGGAGATCACTGTTTCATGGTTCATAGAGACCCCAAAGTATGGAGAGAAGCCCGAATTTCCTGCAATGGGAGCAACGGCGATCTGGCCAGTATCCACAACCCTGAGGAGCATGCCTTCATACTGTCTCAGCTTGGCTACA AAGCTGTGGATGAGCTGTGGATCGGTCTGAATGACCTCAGCACTCAAATGTACTTTGAGTGGAGCGATGGGACTCCTGTGACATACACCACATGGTTGCCTGGAGAACCAACCCATGCAATCAATGGGCGAGAAGATTGTGTCATTATGGCAGGAGAG GACGGATACTGGGCAGACAGCGCCTGCGATAGAGAGTTAGGTTACATCTGCAGAAGAGACCCACTACAAGGAGTTTCTGGAAGAGCAAAGACTGATCCTGCCTGCCCGCAG GGCTGGGAAAGACATGGTTTTTACTGCTACCTGGTTGGACATACCTCTGTAACgttttcagaagcaaagaaaacctgTGAAAGGAGCAGTGGTTATTTAACAAGTGTAGGAGACAG ATATGAGCAAGCCTACCTGACCAGCCTCGTTGGTCTGAGCTCTGAGAAGTATTTTTGGATTGGCCTCTCAGACACGGAAGAGCAAGGGATGTTCAAGTGGGTGACTGGTGAAGGTGTTCTGTACACAAACTGGAACGCAGCAATGCCTG GAAATGAAGCCGGTTGTGTCACCCTGAGGACTGGAAATGCAGCTGGACTATGGGATGTTCAGAACTGTGAAGTAAAGGCAAAATTTATCTGCAGAAAACTAGCTGAAAAAACTACTCTTCCTCTTAATCCTGAAACCGTTTCTGATTCCAAATGTCCCTTGGGTTGGGATACAAGCAATAGCACTAATTCATGCTTCAGA GTTTTtgtgagagaagaaaaccaaaagaaaacatggttTGAAGCCCGAgatttctgcagagaaatagGAGGAGACTTGGCTGCCATTAGAAGTGAAGAAGAACAAACAGTGATAGAAAATTTATTAAT aaaaaaatccccaccatCCCCTTTCTGGATAGGTTTGCAGTGTTTGGATCCTGACGGTGGGCTTTCCTGGAGTGACGGATCTCCG GTGAATTACAAGAAGAATTATTATTACAATACTGCGTTTGAATACTGTGGAGCAGTCAGTGAAGAGCCTTCCACGTCATGGATTACGGAGCACTGTGAATACAGTCATAACTGGATTTGTGAAATAAAGAAAG GGACACCCTTGAAACCAGAAGCTCTGGGCCCTTCTGCTG CATACGAAGTCACGGAAGATGGCTGGATTTTAAAAGGGgacaaacagtattttttcagcacagaaaagacCTCTATGGAGAAAGCCAGAGCATTCTGCAAAAGCAGTCATGGAGATCTTGCTACTATTGGAAATAATagtgaaagaaaatttttgtGGAAATGC ATCTTAAAAAATGGCAAATTGGAGTCATATCTCATAGGATTAATACGGAATGCTGATCAACAGTTTAG ttggatGGATGGAAGCCCAGTGCACTAtgcagcctgggcacagggtGAGCCCAACTTTGCACACGCTCAAGAAAATTGTGTGGTCTTAAATAAAAAGGATG GCTTGTGGAATGATGTCAGCTGTGGTTTTTCAAACGGCTATATCTGTCAGAGACACAGAAGTTTTATAAACGCAACACTTCCTTCAGCGGCACCTTCACCTCCTGGAGGATGTCCTGAAGAttggcttttatttaaaaatcag TGTTACAAATTTTTTGGCTCTTCCTATGAATACTGGTATAGTGCAAGAGGAACTTGTATGAACCTTGGAGGAAACCTGGCTAGCATACCTAATGAACAAGTACAAG cttttctTACTTACCATTTGAAGGATGTTACAAATGATCCCTGGATTGGCTTGAATGATATAAACAGTGAACTCAACTTTGTTTGGACTGATGGGAGTGCTGTCTCTTATACAAACTGGGCTCCAGATTCCCCAAAACTTGTAGAACCCGTTTTGTATCCCAGTCTACATCCAGAAGATGGCCACAATCTGCAACAG TTTGATTGTGTTTCTCTGAAGAGAGGTCATGCTGATGACACAGGAAAATGGAACAATGAGGAGTGTTATAAGTCCACAGGGTATATATGCCAGAAGAATAGTG ATCCTGAACTCTTTAAGTCATCGGCAACAGTGCTGGACTTTGCTTTTGACCATTCTGGTGGCATTAGCTACTCTGTCACCCGTTCCAAAATGAATTGGgaggaagcacagaaaaactGCAATAACAATGCCTCAGAACTTGCCAGCATTTTAGACCCATACAACCAGGCACTGGTGTTCTTACTCACACAGGAATATGGAGAGCCCCTGTGGATTGGTCTTAACAGCAACGAG ACCAATGGCAAGTATCAGTGGATTGACAGATGGAGATTAGTTTACAGCAAGTGGTCCAGCGGGGAACCAAAGCAGACATTAGCATGTGTCTACCTAGACACTGATGGCACCTGGAAGACAGCTTCTTGCAAGGAAAAActcttttctgtctgtaaaaaAATGGATG TAGTGGCCCCTACTGAGCCCCCACAGCTTCCTGGAAAATGTCCTGAATCAAGAGGACACAAATCTTGGATACCTTTCCATGGTCACTGCTATTACTTTGAGGCCTCCAGGAAAAGAAGCTGGTCTCAAGCTCATCAGGAATGTGCCCGACTAG CTGCTAATTTGGTATCAGTACGAGACTACACTGAAGCAAACTTTCTGTCAGACACCATTAAGATTCTCCACGGAAAATCACCAAACTTCTGGATAGGGCTAAAGAAAGATGACGGAG GACATTGGGTATGGACAGACAAATCTGCAATGGATTTTGTCAACTGGCAAATGGGTGAACCTTCAAACAAAAGGCATAAAGAGTGTGAAGAAGTATGTGCATTGTCTGGCTACTGGAACACCAACGTCTGTTCTTTCAAAAAAGGATTTAtctgtaaaaaaccaaaaa ctcctgaaaacacagagatgtcaacagaaaatacag AAGGGAAGATGGAGAAAGTGCTTTCCGCTGGCATCATTTGGCTGTTCGTTCTTCTGGCCCTGTCTATAGTTGGAGCTGGAAGTCTAGTTTATTTCTacttgaggaagaaaagacaaaacctgCTACATATTTCAACTAGCACGAGTGGACCAGAAGCAACTGTGGATATCCAAGAAAAAGAGGCACATACCGACATGTAG